A DNA window from Mesorhizobium sp. C432A contains the following coding sequences:
- a CDS encoding molybdenum cofactor biosynthesis protein MoaE has translation MSGAPTVRIQRDDFDVAAEIAKLTGGRADIGAVVSFSGLCRDEQGQLSALELEHYPGMAEAEISRIAGEALQRWPLQGLTVIHRHGKIASGENIVLVVAASSHRQAAFEAANFLMDFLKSRAPFWKKEHRVDGTDGGWVEAKDADDQAAARWKARPE, from the coding sequence ATGTCCGGCGCGCCGACGGTGCGCATCCAGCGCGACGATTTCGACGTTGCCGCCGAGATCGCGAAACTGACCGGGGGTCGCGCCGACATCGGCGCCGTGGTGTCCTTCTCAGGACTTTGCCGCGACGAGCAGGGCCAGCTGTCGGCGCTGGAACTCGAGCACTATCCAGGCATGGCCGAGGCCGAAATCAGCCGGATCGCCGGCGAGGCGCTTCAGCGCTGGCCGTTGCAAGGCCTGACCGTCATCCATCGCCACGGCAAGATCGCATCGGGCGAAAACATCGTGCTGGTGGTGGCGGCGTCCTCGCACCGGCAGGCGGCGTTCGAAGCGGCCAATTTCCTGATGGATTTCCTGAAATCGCGTGCACCCTTCTGGAAGAAGGAGCACCGCGTGGACGGCACCGATGGCGGCTGGGTCGAGGCCAAGGACGCCGACGACCAGGCTGCGGCGCGCTGGAAGGCGCGGCCCGAATAA
- the ndk gene encoding nucleoside-diphosphate kinase translates to MALERTFSMIKPDATRRNLTGAITKMLEEAGLRVVASRRVWMSRREAEGFYAVHKDRPFFGELVEFMSSAPTIVQVLEGENAIARNREVMGATNPANAAEGTIRKVHALSIGENSVHGSDAPETAAQEIKYWFSDTEIVG, encoded by the coding sequence ATGGCGCTCGAACGCACCTTTTCCATGATCAAGCCGGACGCGACCCGGCGCAATCTTACCGGCGCCATCACCAAGATGCTGGAAGAGGCCGGCCTGCGCGTCGTCGCCTCACGTCGCGTGTGGATGAGCCGCCGCGAGGCCGAAGGCTTTTACGCCGTCCACAAGGATCGTCCGTTCTTCGGCGAACTGGTGGAATTCATGTCATCGGCGCCGACCATCGTGCAAGTTCTGGAAGGCGAAAACGCCATTGCCAGGAACCGCGAAGTGATGGGCGCGACCAACCCCGCCAACGCCGCCGAAGGAACCATCCGCAAGGTCCACGCGCTGTCGATCGGCGAGAATTCCGTGCACGGCTCCGACGCGCCGGAAACCGCCGCGCAGGAGATCAAGTACTGGTTCTCCGACACCGAGATCGTCGGCTGA
- the bluB gene encoding 5,6-dimethylbenzimidazole synthase, with translation MPPPPDFTDDFRAGLVTLLRWRRDVRRFERTALPEDTLERLLELASVAPSVGLSQPWRFVVVESAERRGAVRDCFERCNAEALACFSGERAALYARLKLAGLNEAPCQFAVFADRTTQQGHGLGRMTMPATIDYSAVMAVHTLWLAARAEGIGMGWVSILDAAEMAAILDTPPEWTLIGYFCLGYPSEEHEMPTLEREGWERRRPPVVIRR, from the coding sequence ATGCCACCACCCCCCGATTTCACCGATGATTTTCGCGCCGGGCTGGTCACGCTGCTGCGCTGGCGCCGGGATGTGCGGCGCTTCGAGCGGACGGCTTTGCCCGAGGATACGCTGGAGCGGCTGCTGGAGCTTGCCAGCGTCGCGCCGTCCGTCGGTCTCAGCCAGCCGTGGCGCTTCGTGGTGGTCGAGAGCGCCGAGCGGCGGGGCGCGGTGAGAGACTGTTTCGAGCGCTGCAATGCCGAGGCGCTGGCATGCTTTTCGGGCGAGCGCGCCGCTCTCTATGCCCGGCTGAAGCTCGCCGGTCTCAATGAAGCGCCCTGCCAGTTCGCGGTTTTCGCCGACCGCACGACGCAACAGGGCCACGGGCTCGGCCGCATGACCATGCCGGCGACCATCGACTATTCGGCCGTCATGGCGGTGCACACACTGTGGCTGGCGGCGCGGGCGGAAGGCATCGGCATGGGCTGGGTGTCGATCCTCGACGCCGCCGAGATGGCCGCAATCCTGGACACCCCGCCTGAGTGGACGCTGATCGGCTATTTCTGCCTCGGCTATCCCAGCGAGGAGCATGAGATGCCGACGCTGGAGCGCGAGGGCTGGGAGCGCCGGCGGCCGCCCGTTGTTATCAGGCGGTAG
- a CDS encoding YbaY family lipoprotein yields the protein MLDRIAEFFVFGFVPLVIGVLAVPEPSVAAEKTLKGEVMYRERIALPPNAVLSVQLADVSLADAPAAIVGERKVAPAGQVPIKFEISFDPTVIRPNMTYALQARITADDKLLFVTDSRYQVDPLSEAPHAIVLKMVAPSDKPTSASLFGQSWLVEYIDGIGVISEPQATFRVSEAGKAGGSGPCNAYFATAKVDGETIVISDIGSTYKACAPEIMAEEKAMFEALAKAASYRVDGGKLIIADKDGRDILRFNAAS from the coding sequence ATGCTGGACAGGATCGCCGAATTCTTCGTCTTCGGTTTTGTGCCGCTGGTTATCGGCGTTCTGGCCGTTCCCGAGCCTTCCGTCGCCGCCGAGAAAACCCTGAAGGGCGAGGTGATGTATCGCGAGCGCATCGCGCTGCCGCCCAACGCCGTGCTGTCGGTTCAACTTGCCGATGTATCGCTGGCCGATGCGCCGGCCGCCATTGTCGGCGAGCGCAAGGTAGCGCCGGCCGGCCAGGTGCCGATCAAGTTCGAGATCAGCTTCGATCCAACGGTGATCCGGCCCAACATGACCTATGCGCTGCAGGCGCGCATCACCGCCGACGACAAGCTGCTGTTCGTCACGGACTCGCGCTATCAGGTCGATCCGCTCAGCGAGGCGCCGCACGCCATTGTGCTGAAAATGGTGGCGCCGAGCGACAAGCCGACCTCGGCCTCGCTGTTCGGCCAGAGCTGGCTAGTCGAATATATCGACGGTATCGGCGTGATTTCGGAGCCGCAGGCGACGTTCCGGGTCAGCGAAGCCGGCAAGGCGGGCGGCAGCGGCCCGTGCAACGCCTATTTCGCCACCGCCAAAGTCGATGGCGAGACCATCGTCATCAGCGACATCGGCTCGACCTACAAGGCCTGCGCGCCGGAGATCATGGCCGAGGAAAAGGCCATGTTCGAGGCGCTCGCCAAGGCGGCGTCATACCGTGTCGATGGCGGCAAGCTGATCATCGCCGACAAAGACGGCCGCGACATTTTGCGATTCAACGCAGCGAGTTGA